Proteins encoded in a region of the Quercus lobata isolate SW786 chromosome 8, ValleyOak3.0 Primary Assembly, whole genome shotgun sequence genome:
- the LOC115955479 gene encoding histone-lysine N-methyltransferase ATXR3 isoform X2, producing the protein MGDGGVACMPLQQQQHHMERFPISEKTIYSSGGKNGNNNSSNNNNGFNSKSIKYSDNERKKKMVKVKKEQLAKNNNNSNSNGEFEKIESVLDRGRKSSREVENGEICAEKLQQKDEVEEGELGTLNGEYVPRRSEIEKGEIVSGSEKWRRSEVVEKGEIGYGKWRKEEFEKGEIVRRGEAERGEFGLWRGGKDDIEKGEFIPDRWHKGEGARDDYNYGKPRRYETGKDKGWKFELERTPPSGKYSGDDVIRRKELNRSGSQLTKSTPRWESGPERTMRISSKIVDEEGLYRNEYSNGKNHGRDYSSGNRLKRFGTDSDSGERKYYGDYGDYAGSKSRRLADDSNRAAHSEHYARRSMERSYRNPVSSSKMPPSDKYASRHYESSLSSRVVYDRHGRSPGHAERSPRDRARYYDHRDRSPLRRERSPHGRERSPFARERSPYGRERSPYDRNRHYDHRNRSPAYAERSPQDRARNHDRRDRTPNYLERSPLDRSRPSSYRETSRKVGTIEKRNSQTASKGQEDKLTERDANGRESQYSAKESQDKSSVHDVNGPVEKNVDSEPHKEEQSETPSINSKEAPQEDVVLPEELPSMEEDMDICDTPPHVPLLADSPTGKWFYLDYYGMECGPSKLGDLKALVEEGALMSDHLIKHLDSDRWVTVENATSPLVTVNFPSIVSDTITQLVSPPEAPGNLLADIGETGQSGLQSGEDLSGTLSEPVHCTDESAAISEPSEDLHIDERVGALLEGFPVVPGKELETVAEVLQVRFEHVQQEIWGISEGFTWNQTYNDHYDQKTDELSVIPELKSKEATESRLIETSDKDHVFACGESCDWFFGPWSCKGGDWKRNEEASQDRSFRKKLVLNDGFPLCHMPKSGYEDPRWHRKDDLYYPSHSKRLDLPLWAFSLSEPAVARGVKGTMLPVVRINACVVKDQGSFVSDSRMKVRGKERHSSRSSRPHSSSSDGKRSSAERDSQSKSVDDQGSQGSWKSIASINTPKDRLCTVNDLQLHLGDWYYLDGAGHEQGPSSFSQLQVSVDQGTIQKHSSVFRKFDRIWVPVTSATETSEATVKSEQEINSATGDSSRPFVSEYHGTAPVESKTKSSSFHNVHPQFIGYTRGKLHELVMKSYKSREFAAAINEVLDPWINAKQPKKEIENHIYRKSGDARASKRARLLVDEIDEDFEIEEGMQTIPRDESTFDDLCGAATFYKEESPNSETEMGSWGLLDGCVLARVFHFLRSDIKSLPLVSLTCKHWRAAVSFYKDISRQIDLSSLGPICTDAILLSIVNGYCKEKISSIVLKGCTNITSSTLEEILHSFPCLSFIDIRGCSQFGELALKFANVNWVKSRLSRDTKFFDESYSKIRSLKQITEKSSSALKKGLGSDADDFGELKDYFDSVDKRDSANQLFRRSLYKRSKLFDARKSSSILSRDARMRRWAIKKSENGYKRMEEFLLSGLRDIMVENTFEFFVPKVEEIEYRIKKGYYIGHGLSSVKEDISRMCRDAIKAKNRGDAGDMNHIITLFIQLATRLEESSKSSYERDEMMKSWEDDSTGVSKYKKKVTKSLTERKYMNRSNGTSFANGGLDHGEYASDREIRRRLSKLNKKSMDSESETSDEGSSEDGKSDSESTASDTESDSDLRSEARTTESRGDGYFTPDGALDSMTDDREWGARMTKASLVPPVTRKYEVIDQYVIVADEEDVQRKMRVSLPEDYAEKLHAQKSGTEESDMELPEVKDYKPRKQLGDEVIEQEVYGIDPYTHNLLLDSMPDELNWTLLEKHLFIEDVLLRTLNKQVRNFTGSGNTPMMFPLQPVIEDIEKAAEEDHDKRTVKMCQGILKAVDSRPDDKYVAYRKGLGVVCNKEGGFGEEDFVVEFLGEVYPVWKWFEKQDGIRSLQKNSKDPAPEFYNIYLERPKGDADGYDLVVVDAMHKANYASRICHSCRPNCEAKVTAVDGHYQIGIYSVRKIQYGEEITFDYNSVTESKEEYEASVCLCGSQVCRGSYLNLTGEGAFQKVLEEWHGILDRHQLMLEACELNSVSEEDYLDLGRAGLGSCLLGGLPDWVVAYSARLVRFINFERTKLPAEILKHNLEEKRKYFSDICLEVEKSDAEVQAEGVYNQRLQNLAVTLDKVRYVMRCIFGDPKEAPPPLERLSPEEIVSLLWKGEGSFVEELLQCIAPHVEDGILNDLKSKIRAHDPPGSNDIQKELQKSLLWLRDEVRNLPCTYKSRHDAAADLIHIYAYTKCFFRLREYKAATSPPVYISPLDLGPKYTDKLGAGFQEYCKTYGENYCLGQLISWYNQTNAEPDCSLVKSSRGCLSLPEIGSFYAKVQKPSRHRVYGPRTVRFMLARMEKQPQRPWPKDRIWSFKNSQKVFGSPMFDAVLTNTPLDREMVQWLKHRPAIFQAMWDR; encoded by the exons ATGGGCGATGGAGGCGTCGCATGCATGCCTTTGCAGCAGCAACAACATCATATGGAGAGGTTTCCTATTTCGGAGAAGACAATTTATAGCAGCGGAGGCAAGAATGGCAACAATAatagcagcaacaacaacaatggctTCAATTCCAAGTCGATTAAGTACTCTGACAATGAACgaaagaagaagatggtgaagGTCAAGAAGGAGCAATTAgctaaaaacaacaacaacagcaacagcaacggAGAGTTCGAAAAGATAGAGTCTGTATTGGATAGAGGTAGGAAGAGTAGTAGGGAAGTTGAAAATGGTGAAATTTGTGCTGAGAAATTGCAGCAGAAGGATGAAGTGGAAGAAGGTGAATTGGGTACTTTGAATGGAGAGTATGTGCCGCGGAGAAGCGAGATTGAGAAGGGAGAAATTGTTAGTGGTAGTGAGAAGTGGAGAAGAAGTGAGGTGGTGGAGAAGGGAGAGATTGGTTATGGGAAATGGAGGAAAGAGGAGTTTGAGAAGGGTGAGATAGTGCGGCGAGGAGAAGCTGAGAGAGGCGAATTTGGGTTGTGGAGGGGTGGGAAAGATGACATTGAAAAGGGTGAGTTCATTCCAGATAGATGGCATAAAGGGGAAGGAGCAAGGGACGACTATAATTATGGTAAGCCACGCAGATACGAGACGGGTAAGGATAAAGGGTGGAAATTTGAACTCGAGCGTACCCCACCTTCTGGTAAGTATTCAGGTGATGATGTTATCCGCAGGAAAGAGCTTAACAGAAGTGGGAGTCAGCTTACCAAAAGTACTCCCAGGTGGGAGAGTGGCCCAGAGAGGACTATGAGGATCAGTTCGAAAATTGTGGACGAGGAAGGTTTGTATAGGAATGAATACAGCAATGGGAAGAATCATGGGAGAGATTACTCTTCTGGTAACAGGTTGAAGCGTTTTGGCACTGATTCAGATAGTGGAGAGCGCAAATATTATGGAGATTATGGGGATTACGCAGGTTCGAAAAGCCGGAGGCTTGCTGATGACAGCAACCGTGCTGCCCATTCAGAGCATTATGCACGTCGCTCTATGGAGAGGTCTTACAGGAATCCAGTTTCATCTTCGAAAATGCCTCCATCAGATAAGTACGCCTCCAGGCATTATGAGTCATCTTTGTCTTCCAGAGTAGTTTATGACAGACATGGGCGTAGCCCTGGTCATGCTGAGCGGTCCCCACGTGACAGGGCCCGGTATTATGATCACCGTGACAGGAGTCCTCTCCGTCGTGAGAGATCACCACATGGTCGTGAGAGATCCCCATTTGCTCGTGAGAGATCTCCATATGGTCGTGAGAGGTCCCCATATGATCGGAATCGGCACTATGATCATAGAAATCGAAGTCCTGCTTATGCAGAGCGGTCCCCACAAGATCGAGCTCGAAACCATGACCGCAGGGATAGGACTCCTAACTATCTGGAGCGGTCCCCACTTGATCGGAGTAGGCCCAGTAGTTACAGGGAAACTAGTCGTAAAGTTGGAACAATTGAAAAGCGCAACTCTCAGACTGCTAGTAAAGGGCAAGAAGATAAGCTCACTGAGAGGGATGCTAATGGAAGAGAGTCACAGTATTCAGCTAAAGAGTCTCAAGATAAAAGCAGTGTTCATGATGTTAATGGTCCTGTTGAGAAAAATGTCGACAGTGAGCCTCACAAAGAAGAGCAGTCTGAGACTCCAAGCATAAATAGCAAAGAAGCTCCTCAAGAAGATGTGGTTCTTCCTGAAGAGCTGCCATCTATGGAAGAAGATATGGATATATGCGACACACCACCACATGTCCCTTTGTTGGCTGATTCACCCACAGGGAAATGGTTTTACCTTGATTATTATGGCATGGAATGTGGGCCTTCTAAATTAGGCGATCTTAAAGCACTTGTGGAAGAAGGGGCTCTAATGTCAGATCACTTGATCAAGCACTTAGATAGTGATAGGTGGGTAACTGTTGAAAATGCAACTTCACCATTGGTGACTGTGAATTTCCCATCCATTGTGTCAGACACCATAACTCAGTTGGTAAGCCCTCCAGAAGCTCCTGGGAATCTCTTGGCTGATATTGGAGAAACTGGGCAATCTGGTCTCCAGAGTGGCGAGGACCTGTCTGGCACTCTGTCAGAGCCAGTGCATTGCACAGATGAAAGTGCAGCTATTTCTGAGCCTTCAGAAGATCTTCACATTGATGAAAGAGTTGGAGCTCTGTTAGAGGGCTTTCCTGTTGTTCCTGGGAAGGAACTTGAAACTGTTGCAG AAGTTCTGCAAGTAAGGTTTGAACATGTACAACAGGAGATTTGGGGAATTTCTGAAG GTTTCACTTGGAATCAAACTTACAATGACCATTATGATCAGAAAACTGATGAATTATCTGTAATTCCTGAACTCAAATCAAAAGAAGCTACAGAATCCAGGTTAATTGAAACTTCTGACAAGGATCATGTTTTTGCCTGTGGAGAATCTTGCGACTGGTTTTTTGGCCCATGGTCATGCAAGGGTGGTGACTGGAAGAGGAATGAAGAAGCTTCCCAGGATAGATCTTTCAGAAAGAAGCTTGTTCTCAATGACGGTTTCCCACTATGCCATATGCCAAAATCTGGGTATGAGGACCCTCGGTGGCATCGAAAAGATGACCTGTACTATCCATCTCATAGCAAAAGGCTTGATCTCCCTCTTTGGGCTTTTTCTTTATCAGAGCCTGCTGTCGCAAGGGGAGTGAAAGGAACTATGCTTCCAGTTGTCAGGATAAATGCATGTGTGGTTAAGGACCAAGGCTCATTTGTTTCTGATTCTCGCATGAAAGTCCGAGGAAAGGAGAGACATTCTTCAAGGTCTTCTCGGCCACATTCTTCAAGTAGTGATGGGAAGAGATCATCAGCAGAGCGTGATTCTCAATCAAAAAGTGTTGACGATCAAGGTTCACAAGGCTCCTGGAAGTCCATTGCTTCTATTAACACTCCCAAAGACCGTCTTTGCACAGTCAATGATTTGCAATTACATTTGGGTGATTGGTACTACCTTGATGGTGCTGGGCATGAACAAGGGCCTTCATCATTTTCACAGCTACAGGTCTCAGTAGATCAAGGTACTATTCAAAAACATAGCAGTGTTTTCAGGAAATTTGATAGAATTTGGGTTCCAGTTACCTCTGCTACAGAGACCTCTGAAGCCACTGTTAAGAGTGAACAGGAGATTAATTCTGCAACGGGTGATTCTTCAAGACCTTTTGTTTCAGAATATCATGGGACTGCTCCAGTTGaatctaaaacaaaatcaagttcATTTCACAACGTGCATCCTCAATTCATTGGTTATACTCGTGGAAAGTTACACGAATTGGTAATGAAATCATATAAGAGCCGTGAGTTTGCTGCAGCCATAAATGAAGTCTTGGATCCATGGATCAATGCTAAACAGCCAAAGAAGGAGATTGAGAATCACATCTACCGTAAATCAG GTGATGCACGTGCTTCCAAGAGAGCCCGCTTGCTGGTTGATGAGATTGATGAAGATTTTGAAATAGAAGAGGGCATGCAGACAATTCCAAGGGACGAATCCACTTTTGATGATTTATGTGGTGCTGCTACGTTTTACAAAGAGGAgagtccaaattctgaaactgaGATGGGAAGCTGGGGTTTATTGGATGGTTGTGTGCTGGCACGAGTTTTTCATTTTCTGAGATCAGACATCAAATCCCTTCCCTTAGTTTCCTTGACTTGTAAACATTGGAGAGCTGCAGTCAGTTTCTACAAGGACATTTCTAGACAGATTGACCTGTCATCTCTGGGTCCTATTTGTACTGATGCGATACTCTTGAGCATCGTG AATGGTTATTGCAAAGAAAAGATAAGTTCTATCGTTCTAAAGGGTTGCACAAACATTACCTCCAGCACGCTTGAAGAGATTCTTCATTCATTTCCTTGTCTATCTTTTATAGATATCAGAGGTTGCAGCCAGTTTGGCGAGTTGGCTCTCAAATTTGCAAATGTGAACTGGGTCAAGAGCCGACTCTCACGCGATACTAAGTTCTTTGATGAATCATATTCTAAAATAAGGAGTCTTAAACAGATTACTGAGAAAAGTTCATCAGCTTTGAAAAAGGGTCTGGGTAGTGATGCGGATGATTTTGGTGAACTAAAGGACTATTTTGATAGTGTGGATAAAAGAGACTCAGCAAATCAGTTATTCCGCCGAAGCCTATACAAACGATCAAAACTATTTGATGCCAGAAAGTCGTCATCCATTCTATCTAGGGATGCCCGTATGAGGCGGTGGGCCATCAAGAAATCTGAAAATGGTTATAAGAGAATGGAGGAATTCCTTCTTTCTGGTCTTAGAGACATCATGGTGGAGAATACATTTGAGTTTTTTGTGCCCAAG gttgaagaaattgaatataGAATTAAAAAGGGTTATTACATTGGCCATGGATTGAGCTCTGTTAAGGAGGATATTAGTCGAATGTGCAGAGACGcaataaa AGCAAAGAATCGGGGTGATGCTGGAGACATGAATCACATTATTACATTATTTATTCAACTTGCCACACGTTTGGAAGAGAGTTCAAAGTCATCTTATGAAAGAGATGAAATGATGAAGTCATGGGAAGATGATTCAACAGGTGTCTCTAAGTATAAGAAGAAGGTCACTAAATCTTTGACTGAAAGGAAGTACATGAATAGGAGTAATGGCACTTCCTTTGCAAATGGTGGTTTGGATCATGGAGAGTATGCATCTGATCGAGAAATCCGAAGGCGTTTATccaaattgaataaaaaatctatgGACTCAGAGAGTGAAACTTCTGATGAAGGGTCTTCTGAAGATGGCAAGAGTGATAGTGAGAGTACAGCCTCAGATACAGAAAGTGACTCGGATTTGCGATCAGAAGCTCGAACTACTGAGTCAAGGGGAGATGGATACTTTACCCCAGATGGTGCTTTGGATTCAATGACTGATGATCGTGAGTGGGGGGCTCGCATGACAAAAGCAAGCCTGGTTCCACCTGTTACCAGAAAATATGAAGTCATTGATCAATATGTTATTGTTGCGGATGAGGAGGATGTGCAACGAAAGATGCGAGTATCTTTACCAGAGGACTATGCTGAGAAGCTCCATGCCCAGAAAAGTGGCACTGAGGAGTCAGATATGGAACTTCCTGAAGTCAAGGACTATAAACCTAGAAAACAGCTTGGAGATGAGGTCATAGAGCAAGAGGTTTATGGAATTGACCCCTATACTCACAATCTTTTGCTTGATTCCATGCCAGATGAGTTAAATTGGACTCTCCTGGAGAAGCATTTGTTTATTGAAGATGTGCTCCTTCGTACTTTGAATAAGCAAGTTAGGAACTTCACTGGGAGTGGAAACACTCCTATGATGTTTCCATTGCAGCCTGTTATTGAAGATATTGAAAAAGCTGCTGAGGAGGACCATGATAAACGAACTGTGAAAATGTGTCAAGGTATTCTGAAGGCTGTAGATAGTCGTCCTGATGACAAATATGTTGCTTACAGAAAG GGGCTTGGTGTTGTTTGCAACAAAGAAGGTGGTTTTGGAGAAGAAGATTTTGTCGTTGAGTTTTTGGGAGAG gtTTATCCTGTTTGGAAATGGTTCGAAAAGCAAGATGGGATTCGATCTTTGCAGAAAAACAGTAAAGATCCAGCTCCAGAATTTTACAACATCTATCTAGAAAGGCCAAAG GGTGATGCTGATGGGTATGATTTGGTTGTTGTTGATGCTATGCATAAGGCAAACTATGCAAGTCGAATATGTCACTCATGCCGTCCTAATTGTGAAGCAAA AGTTACTGCTGTAGATGGTCATTACCAGATTGGAATCTATTCTGTACGTAAAATTCAATATGGCGAGGAGATCACATTTGATTATAACTCTGTTACAGAG AGTAAGGAAGAATATGAAGCGTCGGTTTGTTTGTGTGGCAGTCAAGTTTGCCGGGGTAGCTACTTGAATCTAACAGGCGAAGGGGCTTTTCAAAAG GTTCTGGAGGAATGGCATGGAATTCTGGACCGTCATCAGTTAATGCTTGAAGCTTGCGAACTAAATTCAGTATCCGAAGAGGATTATCTTGACTTGGGGAGGGCTGGTTTAGGCAGTTGCTTGCTTGGCGGGTTGCCTGATTGGGTGGTAGCCTATTCAGCTCGCCTG GTGaggtttataaattttgaaagaacAAAGCTGCCTGCGGAGATTCTAAAGCATAATTTGgaggaaaaaaggaaatatttttcagaTATATGTCTTGAAGTTGAGAAGAGTGATGCTGAGGTTCAG GCTGAGGGTGTCTACAATCAAAGGCTTCAGAATTTGGCTGTGACTCTTGACAAG GTGAGATATGTTATGAGATGCATTTTTGGTGACCCGAAGGAAGCACCACCCCCTCTGGAGAGGCTGAGCCCTGAAGAAATTGTTTCCTTACTCTGGAAAGGAGAGGGATCGTTTGTTGAGGAACTTCTTCAGTGCATTGCTCCTCATGTGGAAGACGGCATATTAaatgacctcaagtccaagattCGTGCTCATGATCCACCAGGTTCCAATGACATTCAGAAAGAACTTCAGAAATCTTTATTATG gTTAAGGGATGAGGTCCGAAATCTTCCATGTACCTACAAGTCTCGGCATGATGCTGCAGCTGACTTGATCCATATTTATGCTTACACAAAATGCTTCTTCAGATTACGG GAGTATAAAGCTGCAACTTCTCCGCCAGTTTACATCAGTCCACTTGATTTGGGCCCCAAGTACACTGATAAATTAGGGGCAGGTTTCCAGGAGTATTGCAAGACCTATGGTGAGAATTATTGTTTAGGGCAGCTGATTTCTTGGTATAACCAGACTAATGCGGAGCCAGATTGTAGCCTTGTTAAATCGAGTAGGGGTTGCTTGTCATTGCCCGAAATTGGTTCCTTCTATGCCAAGGTTCAGAAACCATCACGGCATCGTGTTTATGGCCCAAGGACTGTGAGATTTATGCTGGCAAGAATG GAGAAGCAGCCCCAGAGACCATGGCCTAAGGACCGAATATGGTCCTTTAAGAACTCTCAAAAAGTTTTTGGCAGCCCAATGTTTGATGCTGTTTTAACTAATACTCCACTAGATAGGGAGATGGTGCAATGGCTGAAGCACAGACCTGCCATATTTCAGGCCATGTGGGATCGCTGA